A window of Streptomyces marispadix contains these coding sequences:
- a CDS encoding M4 family metallopeptidase yields MNRAFCTIVPPHLLDHLSRSGNPSLYEPARRTLEHDALQRTRRRITTVRMARVTGARTTAEDDAEKKPRRTISDAGHTEQLPGEKVRSEGEKAVEDASVNRAYTGLGATFELYLKAFSRYSIDDAGMPMEASVHYGRDYGNAFWDGERMVFGDGDGEIFRDFTLPVDVIGHELTHGVTQHTANLAYFGQTGALNESVSDVFGSLIKQYALGQTADAADWLIGDSLFTDEVEGRALRSMKAPGTAYDDDVLGKDPQPAKMDDYVHTGSDNGGVHINSGIPNHAFYRLATELGGHAWEHAGRIWYDTLTSGDLSPDADFAAFAGATVKAADGRYGEDSPEREAVVKAWSVVGVTPDA; encoded by the coding sequence GTGAACAGGGCTTTCTGCACAATCGTGCCGCCCCATCTCCTCGACCACCTCTCGCGTTCCGGGAATCCCTCGCTGTACGAACCGGCACGCCGCACCCTGGAGCACGACGCCCTTCAGCGCACCCGGCGCCGCATCACCACCGTCCGCATGGCACGGGTGACGGGTGCGCGCACAACAGCGGAGGACGACGCGGAGAAGAAGCCCCGGCGCACGATCAGCGACGCCGGGCACACCGAGCAACTGCCCGGCGAGAAGGTGCGTTCCGAGGGCGAGAAGGCCGTGGAGGACGCCAGCGTGAACCGTGCTTACACGGGTCTCGGCGCGACCTTCGAGCTGTACCTCAAGGCGTTCTCCCGCTACTCGATCGACGACGCGGGCATGCCCATGGAGGCGTCGGTCCACTACGGCCGCGACTACGGCAACGCCTTCTGGGACGGCGAACGGATGGTCTTCGGTGACGGCGACGGCGAGATCTTCCGCGACTTCACGCTGCCCGTCGACGTCATCGGGCACGAGTTGACCCACGGAGTCACCCAGCACACCGCGAACCTCGCCTACTTCGGCCAGACCGGCGCGCTCAACGAGTCCGTCTCCGACGTCTTCGGCTCCCTCATCAAGCAGTACGCCCTCGGCCAGACCGCCGACGCCGCGGACTGGCTGATCGGCGACAGCCTCTTCACCGACGAGGTCGAGGGCAGGGCGCTGCGCTCGATGAAGGCCCCCGGCACGGCCTACGACGACGACGTGCTCGGCAAGGACCCGCAGCCGGCGAAGATGGACGACTACGTGCACACCGGCTCCGACAACGGGGGCGTGCACATCAACTCCGGCATCCCCAACCACGCGTTCTACCGGCTGGCGACCGAACTGGGCGGCCACGCCTGGGAGCACGCCGGGCGGATCTGGTACGACACCCTCACCTCAGGGGACCTCTCGCCGGACGCGGACTTCGCGGCGTTCGCGGGCGCCACGGTGAAGGCGGCGGACGGCCGTTACGGGGAGGACAGCCCCGAGCGGGAGGCAGTGGTCAAGGCGTGGTCCGTGGTCGGGGTGACACCGGATGCCTGA
- a CDS encoding protealysin inhibitor emfourin, which yields MRITVTRTGGFGGLTRRATLTTDGRPDAAYLDELARSAHTEGLAAQPLGVPDGFHYEITSDQGTSYCADPRLTEAQSKLVATVLKEGD from the coding sequence ATGCGCATCACCGTCACCCGCACCGGAGGTTTCGGCGGCCTCACCCGTCGCGCCACGCTGACCACGGACGGCCGTCCCGACGCCGCGTACCTCGACGAACTCGCCCGCAGCGCCCACACGGAGGGCCTGGCAGCACAGCCCTTGGGCGTACCTGACGGCTTCCACTACGAGATCACCTCGGACCAAGGGACCTCGTACTGCGCGGATCCCCGGCTGACCGAGGCCCAGTCGAAGCTCGTCGCCACGGTGCTGAAGGAAGGCGACTGA
- the era gene encoding GTPase Era — MVAMDAPSPTSAAADAAQAQHRSGFACFVGRPNAGKSTLTNALVGTKVAITSNRPQTTRHTVRGIVHRSDAQLVLVDTPGLHKPRTLLGERLNDVVRTAWAEVDVIGFCLPADERVGPGDRFIAGELAGLKRTPKVAVVTKSDLVGSKALAEQLLAVDRLGKECGIEWAEIVPVSAVEDRQVTLLADLLIPMLPEGPALYPDGDLTDEPEQVMVAELIREAALEGVRDELPHSIAVVVEEMLPREGRPEDRPLLDIHANIFLERPSQKGIVIGPKGKRLKDVGTTSRRHIEALLGTPVYLDLHVKVAKDWQRDPKQLRRLGF; from the coding sequence ATGGTCGCCATGGATGCACCTTCCCCGACCTCCGCCGCGGCCGACGCCGCGCAGGCGCAGCACCGCTCCGGATTCGCATGCTTCGTCGGCCGCCCCAACGCGGGCAAGTCGACGCTGACGAACGCGCTGGTGGGCACGAAGGTCGCGATCACCTCCAACCGTCCTCAGACGACCAGGCACACCGTGCGCGGCATCGTGCACCGTTCGGACGCGCAGCTCGTGCTCGTCGACACCCCCGGTCTGCACAAGCCGCGGACGCTGCTGGGGGAGCGGCTCAACGACGTCGTGCGCACGGCGTGGGCGGAGGTCGACGTCATCGGCTTCTGTCTGCCCGCCGACGAGAGGGTGGGTCCCGGCGACCGTTTCATCGCGGGCGAGCTGGCCGGTCTCAAGCGCACGCCGAAGGTGGCCGTCGTCACCAAGTCCGATCTCGTCGGCTCCAAGGCGCTCGCGGAGCAGCTTCTCGCGGTCGACCGGCTCGGCAAGGAGTGCGGGATCGAGTGGGCGGAGATCGTGCCGGTGTCCGCCGTCGAGGACCGTCAAGTCACGCTGCTGGCCGACCTGTTGATCCCGATGCTGCCGGAGGGGCCCGCGCTCTATCCGGACGGCGATCTCACGGACGAGCCCGAGCAGGTCATGGTGGCCGAGCTGATCCGTGAGGCCGCGCTGGAGGGCGTACGGGACGAACTGCCGCACTCCATCGCTGTCGTCGTGGAGGAGATGCTGCCGCGCGAGGGCCGTCCCGAGGACCGGCCGCTGCTGGACATCCACGCCAACATCTTTCTGGAGCGGCCCAGTCAGAAGGGCATCGTCATCGGTCCGAAGGGCAAGCGGCTCAAGGACGTCGGCACGACCTCGCGCCGCCACATCGAGGCGCTGCTGGGTACGCCCGTGTATCTGGATCTGCATGTGAAGGTCGCCAAGGACTGGCAGCGCGACCCCAAGCAGTTGCGCAGGCTGGGTTTCTGA
- a CDS encoding cytidine deaminase codes for MLGRMSDQSDQALDPEDRKLITLARSARARNTVPEGAAVRDETGRTYVAGSVELASLQLSALRTAVAMAVASGAKSLEAAAVVTESELIPAEDLSAVHDLAGQATTVLLAGPDGALRATVASA; via the coding sequence ATGCTCGGGCGTATGAGCGACCAGAGTGACCAGGCACTGGACCCCGAGGACCGCAAGCTCATCACGCTGGCGCGCAGCGCCCGCGCCCGCAACACCGTTCCGGAGGGCGCGGCCGTGCGGGACGAGACGGGCCGTACCTATGTGGCCGGTTCTGTGGAGCTGGCCTCGCTCCAGCTCAGCGCCCTGCGTACGGCGGTGGCGATGGCGGTCGCCTCCGGGGCGAAGTCGCTGGAGGCGGCCGCGGTGGTCACGGAGTCGGAGCTGATCCCCGCCGAGGACCTCTCGGCGGTGCACGACCTGGCGGGGCAGGCGACCACGGTGCTGCTGGCCGGGCCGGACGGCGCCCTGCGGGCGACCGTCGCCTCCGCCTGA
- a CDS encoding hemolysin family protein yields the protein MTARLIAAAVLLLVVAWLAACAEAGLARTTSYRAEEAVRQGRRGAERLAVVAADPTRYLNLALLVRVACEVASGVLVTYTALRVFEETWESLAVAMGVMVLVSYVAIGVSPRTIGRQHPLNTATAASYVLVPLVRILGPVPQLLILLGNALTPGKGFRKGPFASEAELRAMVDLAEQESLIEADERKMVHSVFQLGDTIVREVMVPRTDLITIERFKTIRQALTLALRSGFSRIPVVGESEDDIVGIVYLKDLARRVHISREAETELVSTAMRPAAFVPDTKNAGDLLREMQQDRIHVAVVIDEYGGTAGIVTIEDILEEIVGEITDEYDRELPPVEELGEGRYRVTARLDIGDLGELYDLVGLDDEDVETVGGLLAKSLGRVPIAGATATVDVTEDRSDPELTALRLTAEAPAGRRNRIVTVLVEPVRSAEDADESASDEPANA from the coding sequence GTGACGGCCCGGCTGATCGCGGCGGCGGTGCTGCTGCTTGTCGTCGCCTGGCTCGCGGCCTGTGCCGAGGCCGGTCTGGCCCGTACGACGAGCTATCGCGCGGAGGAGGCGGTACGGCAGGGCCGGCGCGGAGCCGAGCGGCTCGCGGTGGTCGCGGCCGATCCGACGCGCTATCTCAATCTGGCGCTGCTGGTGCGGGTGGCGTGCGAGGTGGCCTCCGGCGTGCTGGTGACGTACACGGCGCTGCGGGTCTTCGAGGAGACGTGGGAGTCGCTGGCCGTCGCGATGGGCGTGATGGTGCTGGTCAGCTATGTCGCCATCGGTGTCTCGCCGCGGACGATCGGGCGCCAGCATCCGCTGAACACCGCTACGGCCGCCTCGTATGTGCTGGTCCCGCTGGTGCGCATCCTCGGGCCCGTGCCGCAGCTTCTGATCCTCCTCGGCAATGCGCTCACGCCCGGGAAGGGCTTCCGCAAGGGCCCGTTCGCGAGCGAGGCGGAGCTGCGGGCGATGGTCGACCTGGCGGAGCAGGAGTCCCTGATCGAGGCCGACGAGCGGAAGATGGTGCACTCCGTCTTCCAGCTCGGCGACACGATCGTGCGTGAAGTGATGGTCCCGCGCACGGACTTGATCACCATCGAGCGGTTCAAGACGATAAGGCAGGCGCTGACGCTGGCGCTGCGCTCCGGCTTCTCCCGTATCCCCGTGGTGGGGGAGAGCGAGGACGACATCGTCGGCATCGTCTATCTCAAGGATCTCGCGCGCAGGGTGCACATCAGCCGCGAGGCGGAGACGGAGCTGGTGTCGACGGCGATGCGTCCGGCCGCTTTCGTGCCCGACACCAAGAACGCCGGCGATCTGCTGCGTGAGATGCAGCAGGACCGCATCCATGTCGCGGTCGTCATCGACGAGTACGGCGGTACGGCGGGGATCGTCACGATCGAGGACATCCTGGAGGAGATCGTCGGGGAGATCACCGACGAGTACGACCGTGAGCTGCCGCCCGTAGAGGAGCTGGGCGAGGGCCGCTACCGGGTCACCGCGCGGCTCGACATCGGCGACCTCGGCGAGCTTTACGACCTGGTCGGGCTCGATGACGAGGACGTGGAGACCGTCGGCGGTCTGCTCGCGAAGTCGCTGGGAAGGGTGCCGATCGCGGGCGCCACGGCGACCGTCGACGTCACCGAGGACCGCTCGGACCCGGAGCTGACGGCGCTGCGCCTGACGGCGGAGGCCCCTGCGGGGCGGCGGAACAGGATCGTGACGGTGCTGGTCGAGCCGGTCCGCTCCGCGGAGGACGCCGACGAGTCCGCCTCGGACGAGCCTGCCAACGCCTGA
- the ybeY gene encoding rRNA maturation RNase YbeY — MTIDVNNESGRSVDEQALLDVARYALSRMRIHPLAELSVIVVDADAMEQLHLQWMDLPGPTDVMSFPMDELRPPVRDEEEPPHGLLGDIVLCPEVAERQGAEAPTQHSMDEELQLLTVHGVLHLLGYDHEEAAEKAEMFGLQTAILDGWRAERGLTGPSPAPTTAS, encoded by the coding sequence ATGACGATCGACGTCAACAACGAGTCCGGACGCTCCGTCGACGAGCAGGCGCTTCTCGACGTCGCCCGCTACGCCCTGAGCCGTATGCGCATCCACCCCCTCGCCGAGCTGTCGGTCATCGTCGTCGACGCCGACGCGATGGAGCAGCTCCATCTCCAGTGGATGGATCTGCCGGGCCCCACGGACGTGATGTCGTTCCCGATGGACGAGCTGCGGCCGCCCGTCAGGGACGAGGAGGAGCCGCCGCACGGCCTGCTCGGCGACATCGTGCTCTGCCCGGAGGTCGCCGAGCGCCAGGGCGCCGAGGCGCCGACGCAGCACTCGATGGACGAGGAGCTTCAGCTCCTGACCGTCCACGGGGTGCTGCATCTGCTGGGTTACGACCATGAGGAGGCAGCCGAGAAGGCCGAGATGTTCGGGCTTCAGACGGCGATCCTGGACGGCTGGCGTGCCGAGCGCGGCCTGACGGGGCCTTCTCCCGCCCCCACCACCGCATCGTGA